ACCGTGGCGTACATGCCGATCCGAGCCGTGCTCTGGGACATCGACGACACGATCTTCGACTACGCGGGCGCCGACCGCACCGGGATGCGCCTGCACCTGGAGGGCGAGGGCCTGCCGATGGCGTACGCCTCGGTCGACGAGGCCCTCGACGCCTGGAAGGCGATCACCGTCCGGCACTGGGCGCGCGTCGCCGCCGGGGAGACGGACTTCCTCGGGCAGCGCCGGGACCGGGTGCGGGAGTTCCTCTCCCGGACCATGGAGGACGCCGAGGCCGACGCCTGGTTCGCCGGGCACCTGTCCCACTACGAGGCCGCCTGGAGGCTCTTCCCGGACGTGCTCCCGGTCCTGGACCGGCTGGTACCCGACTACCGGCACGCGATCCTCTCCAACTCCAGCATCGACCACCAGCACCGCAAACTCACCGCGCTCGGCATCCGGGACCGGTTCGAGGCGATGGTCTGCGCCGTTGAGCTGGGCGTCTCCAAGCCGGCGGCCGGCGCTTTCCACGCGGCCTGCGAGGAGCTCGCGCTGGACCCGCACGAGGTGGCGTACGTGGGCGACGAGCCGGACATCGACGCCTCGGGCGCCGTCGCCGCCGGGCTGACCGGCATCTGGCTGGACCGGCGGGGGAGGGGCGGGCGGCCGGATCTCGTGACGATCACCGGGCTGGACCAGCTCCCCGCCCTGCTGGCGGGCCAAACCCGTTTTGGAGCGCCGGACACCTTCGGGTAATGTTCTTTCTGCGCCGCCCGAGCGGGATGGAAGATCCGGCCGGGAAGCGCGGACAGAGATGAAGCCCCCTCCAGGGGTTGCATTTCAGTGGGCTATGGTGTAATTGGCAACACTACGGTTTCTGGTACCGTCATTCTAGGTTCGAGTCCTGGTAGCCCAGCGCAGTACCGAGCAAGACCAGCAGTATCCAGCAGGACAAGCCCCCGTTGTGTAGCGGCCTAGCACGCTGCCCTCTCACGGCAGTAGCGCCGGTTCGAATCCGGTCGGGGGTACAGATCCTTCCCGCGAGAACATCATGGGTCGCACCCATCGCTCTCGATGCAGGATCGCTAGGGCCCCCGTTGTGTAGCGGCCTAGCACGCTGCCCTCTCACGGCAGTAGCGCCGGTTCGAATCCGGTCGGGGGTACTTGTCACACCATGGGCTATGGTGTAATTGGCAACACTACGGTTTCTGGTACCGTCATTCTAGGTTCGAGTCCTGGTAGCCCAGCGCAAGTCAGCAGTATCCACGCCCCCGTTGTGTAGTGGCCTAGCACGCTGCCCTCTCACGGCAGTAGCGCCGGTTCGAATCCGGTCGGGGGTACAACAGAGCGGCACGGGAAGGCCCTTCACTTCGGTGGAGGGCCTTTTCGCTTGCCCAGGCCAGGGCTCCCGGAGTCAAGTCGCCTACGTCGCACGGCTGTTGGCCAGGGTGAAGAAAAGGGCCGCCACGGCGCTGGGGCGGCCTTCCGGAGCAGGGGGAGAGGAGCGGAGGGGAGAGGAGCCGTACGGGCGGGAGGTCAGCCCGTACGGCGCAGGGCCTCGCTCAGCCGTGCGGCCGAGTCGATGACCGCCTGGGCGTGCATCCGGCCCGGGTGGCGGGTCAGCCGCTCGATCGGGCCGGAGACCGAGACGGCGGCGACCACCCGGTTCGAGGGGCCGCGGACCGGGGCCGAGACCGAGGCGACGCCCGGCTCCCGCTCGCCGATCGACTGGGCCCACCCCCGCCGCCGCACGCCGGAGAGCGCCGTCGCCGTGAACCTGGCCCCTGGAGGCCGCGGTGCAGGCGCTCCGGCTCCTCCCAGGCCATCAGGATCTGGGCCGATGAGCCGGCCTTCATGGTGAGCGTGGAGCCGACCGGCACCGTGTCCCGGAGTCCGGACAGCCGCTCCGCCGCCGCCACGCAGATACGCATGTCGCCCTGCCGGCGGTAGAGCTGCGCGCTCTCGCCGGTGATGTCCCGCAGGTGGGTGAGTACCGGTCCGGCCGTGGCCAGCAGGCGGTCCTCGCCCGCCGCGGCGGCCAGTTCCGACAGCCGGGGGCCGAGGATGAAACGGCCCTGCATGTCCCTCGCCACCATCCGGTGGTGTTCCAGTGCCACGGCCAGTCGGTGGGCCGTGGGCCGTGCGAGCCCGGTCGCCGCGACCAGCCCGGCGAGGGTGGCCGGACCGGACTCCAGGGCGCTCAATACCAGAGCTGCCTTGTCGAGAACGCCGACGCCGCTAGAGTTGTCCATACGACGATACTCCCGTCTCACTCTGTGAAACGCAAGTTCAATTTTCGGCGGAAGTTGCGAACCTGTACGGGCGGCCCTACAACGGCCGCAGCCACCGCCCCGCAGAGGATCCGGACGGCGGCGCACCGAATCTCTAGTTGGGCCGGCGAAGACGCCGGCCGGAGGGAAAGCGATGGGTAGGACACTCGCGGAAAAGGTCTGGGACGACCATGTCGTCCGGCGCGCGGAGGGCGAGCCCGACCTTCTCTTCATCGATCTGCACCTGCTGCACGAGGTGACCAGCCCGCAGGCCTTCGACGGACTGCGCCAGGCCGGACGTCCGGTGCGACGCCTCGACCTCACCATCGCCACCGAGGACCACAACACCCCGACCCTCGACATCGACAAGCCGATCGCCGACCCGGTCTCCCGCGCCCAGCTGGAGACCCTGCGGAAGAACTGTGCGGACTTCGGCGTCCGGCTGCACCCGCTCGGTGACGTGGAGCAGGGCGTCGTGCACGTGGTCGGCCCCCAGCTGGGCCTGACCCAGCCCGGCACCACCGTGGTCTGCGGCGACTCCCACACCTCCACGCACGGGGCGTTCGGCGCACTGGCGTTCGGCATCGGCACCAGCCAGGTGGAGCACGTCCTGGCCACCCAGACGCTGCCGCTGGCCCGCCCGAAGACCATGGCCATCACGGTCGACGGCGAACTGCCCGAGGACGTCACCGCCAAGGACCTGATCCTCGCCATCATCACCCGGATCGGCACCGGTGGCGGTCAGGGCTACATCCTCGAATACCGCGGCTCCGCCATCGAGAAGCTCTCGATGGAGGCCCGGATGACCATCTGCAACATGTCGATCGAGGCCGGTGCCCGCGCGGGCATGATCGCCCCGGACGAGACCACCTTCGCCTATCTGGAGGGCCGCGACGCCGCCCCCAAGGGCGAGGAGTGGGACGCCGCCGTCGCGTACTGGAAGACGCTGCGCTCCGACGACGACGCGGTGTTCGACGCCGAGGTCGTCATCGACGCCACCGAACTGGCCCCGTTCGTCACCTGGGGCACCAACCCCGGCCAGGGCGCGCCGCTCTCCGCGCACGTCCCCGACCCCGCTTCGTACGAGGACGCCTCGGAGCGCAACGCCGCCGAAAAGGCCCTGGAGTACATGGGGTTGACCGCCGGGCAGCCGCTGCGCGAGATCAGCGTGGACACCGTCTTCGTAGGCTCGTGCACCAACGGCCGCATCGAGGACCTGCGCAACGCCGCGGCGATCCTGGACGGCCGCAAAGTCGCCGACGGCGTACGGATGCTGGTCGTCCCGGGCTCCGTCCGGGTCGCCCTCCAGGCCGTCTCCGAGGGCCTGGACAAGGTCTTCACCGGGGCCGGCGCCGAATGGCGGCACGCGGGTTGCTCGATGTGCCTCGGTATGAACCCCGATCAGCTGGCCCCCGGCGAGCGCTCCGCCTCCACCTCGAACCGCAACTTCGAGGGCCGGCAGGGCAAGGGCGGCCGCACCCACCTGGTCTCCCCCCAGGTCGCCGCCGCCACCGCCGTACTGGGCCATCTGGCCTCGCCCGCCGACCTGTCCGACACCCGTACCCCCGCCGGAGTCGCATAGCCATGGAAGCCTTCACCACCCACACCGGCCGGGCCGTCCCGCTGCGCCGCAGCAACGTCGACACCGACCAGATCATCCCCGCCCACTGGCTGAAGAAGGTCACCCGCGACGGGTTCGAGGACGGGCTCTTCGAAGCCTGGCGCAAGGACGCCGACTTCGTCCTCAACCGCCCCGAGCGGCAGGGCGCCTCGGTCCTGGTGGCCGGTCCCGACTTCGGTACGGGCTCCTCCCGCGAACACGCGGTCTGGGCCCTGCAGAACTTCGGCTTCAAGACGGTCATCTCCTCCCGCTTCGCCGACATCTTCCGGGGCAACTCGCTGAAGAACGGCCTGCTGACCGTCGTCCTGGAGCAGAAGGTCGTCGACGCCCTCTGGGAGCTGACCGAGGCCGACCCGACCGCCGAGGTCACCGTCGACCTGGAGGCCCGCCAGGTCCGCGCCGAGGGCATCACCGCCGACTTCGAGCTCGACGAGAACGCCCGCTGGCGCCTGCTCAACGGCCTCGACGACATCAGCCTCACCCTTCAGAACGAAGCGGACATCGCCGCTTACGAGGCGGCCAGGCCGTCCCACAAGCCGCGTACAATTGACGCCTGAGCAGCGCTTTTCCATGACTGCGCCCCCTGCCTCCGGGCAGGGGGCGCAGTCGCTTGTTGAGCCCCCCTCGGGCGACAACTCGCCCCAGATGGCACAATCGGTGCATGGAACGCGACAGCCAACTCAAGCTCTATGGCCAAGTCGCCGACCAGTTGAAGGAAGCGCACGCGAAGGTGCGTGCACTGCAAGTCCCGGAGAGCGTACGGATGGCGCTGTCCCGGAAGCTGCTGGTCGTCACGGCCGCGGCGAAGCACGATCTCCCGGACGCGGCAAGGCGTCTGGACCGGTTGATGAAGGACCTCGATGAGGGCCGATTCCCCGAAGGTGACTGACACGTGGAACTGCGCATCGGTCGACTTCGTTGCGGCACTAGGGTGATTAGCCCGTTTCGTGTTTGATTTGCGGTATATATCTGCCTAACGTGCGAAAAAGCCTGAACACTTTCGTTCCGGCAATGTCTCCGAAGGGGAAGACGTGAACAAGGCGCAGCTCGTAGAAGCGATTGCCGACAAGGTCGGCGGCCGCCAGCAGGCCGCAGACGCGGTCGACGCGGTGCTCGACGCGATCGTCCGTGCCGTTGTCGCCGGGGACCGTGTCTCGGTCACCGGCTTCGGCTCGTTCGAGAAGGTCGACCGCCCCGCCCGGTACGCCCGCAACCCGCAGACGGGTGAGCGCGTCCGGGTCAAGAAGACCTCGGTGCCCCGCTTCCGTGCGGGTCAGGGGTTCAAGGACCTGGTGAGCGGCTCGAAGAAGCTCCCCAAGAACGACGTGGCCGTGAAGAAGGCCCCCAAGGGCAGCCTCTCGGGCGGATCTTCCGCCGCCCGTACGACGGTCAAGGCCGCCACCGCCAAGAAGTCGGCCGCCAAGAAGGCCACGGCGAAGAAGACCACCGCCAAGAAGGCCGTGGCACCGGCGAAGAAGACCACCGCCACCGCCAAGAAGGCCACCGCCAAGAAGGCGACCGCCACGGCGAAGAAGGCCACGCCGGCCGCGAAGAAGGCGACCGCCACGGCCAAGAAGGCCACCGCGACCGCCAAGAAGACCGCGCCCGCCAAGAAGGCCACGGCGAAGAAGGCGCCCGCGAAGAAGACCACGGCGCGCACCACCACGGCCAAGAAGGCCACCGCACGCAAGAAGTGAGACCGGGCAACCGCTCGCTTCACGAAACGCGCCGGGCCGGGCTCCCCTCCGGGGGAGCCCGGCCCGCGGGCTGTCCGGGGCCGGTCGGCCCCGCGGGGTCCGTGACCCCTGTACGCTCCACAACCCCCGTACGGTCTAGAACGTCTGCAGCGTCACCAGCGTGATGCGCAGGGCGGCGCCCCGGCCCTCGCCCTCGATCCGCACCCGCTGCCCCGGACGCAGCAGCAGCAGGCCGCCCGCGTCGAAGGCCGGGGCGTCGAACTCCACCGGGGTGCCGTCGTCCAGCAGCACACTGCCGGTCCGGGTCTCGGGGTCGTACGTGTACGAGGTCGCCTGCATGGGCGGCAGCCTATCGGTCCCGGGTGAGGTCCGCGGTGAGCGCGAACGCGGCTGTGACCCGCTCCGTGCGCGGCCCCACTCCGAGGGCCAGTGCCACCCCCAGGTCCTCGCCCGTATCCACGTCCCGGCGCACCGAGTCGACCCCGGGCAGCGTTATTTCCACCGCGCCCGAGGCCAGGTGCCGGGCGGCGGAGGGGCCGCCGAAAGCCGGGCGCAATTCCGTACCCCCGGCGCAGGACAGAAATGTCGTTCCGATTCCTGCCGCGTCCCGGAGAAATGTCCGGGGAAAAGCGGAGGCAAAATCGAGCACCCGAGCCAATTCCCCGCCGCGCAGGGCCGGCAGATCCGCGTTGAGAGCGGCCACCGGGAGGGCGGGCGCGAGAGCCCGCACCGAGCGCGCCCCGTACGCCAGCGCCGCGTTGAGCCCGGCCGCCGGGACATCCGCCACGATCCGTGCACCGAGCGCCGAAAGGGCCGCCCCGGCCGCCGCGTCGTCCGTGACGACCACCACACCCCGCACCCGGGGACAGGCGAGCGCCGCCGCCACCGTGTCCTGGGCGAAGGCCAGGGCCAGCCGGGGCCGGGCGAGCTCGCCCGCCGCCCGCCCCAGGCGGCTCTTGGCCCGCGCGAGCGGCTTCAGCGGAACGACCAGGGACCAGAGCCCCGCCGGATCGGTGTTCGTGGCGATCTCCCCCTCCGTGCGCATGAGGACTTATTCTCGCCTGCCGGTACGACAACCCGGAGGGCCGGGCCCGCAGGTGAGGCGTACGGTGTTCTCGACAGAGGAGGGGCCTGGGGCGAGACTTGACCGTCAGTAGCCGGCAACAGGTCGAAAGTTCCGATGAGGTCCTTAGAGGAAGGTGTCCGAGTGTCCCGCCGCAGAATCGGCTTCTGGTACCGCCTGGCGGCGGTTATCGCCAAGCCGCCGTTGGTGGTTCTGTTCAAGCGCGACTGGCGGGGGACGGAACACATTCCGGCCGACGGCGGATTCATCACCGCCGTCAATCACAACTCCTATCTGGACCCGCTCTCCTACGCCCACTTCCAGTACAACACCGGACGCGTGCCCCGGCTCCTGGCGAAGGCGGGCCTCTTCCGCACCCCCTTCGTCGGCATGATGCTGCGCGGCACCGGCCAGATCCCCGTCTACCGCGAGACGACCAACGCCCTGGACGCCTTCCGGGCCGCCGTCGACGCCATCGAACGGGGCGAGTGCGTCGCCTTCTACCCCGAGGGCACCCTCACCCGCGACCCCGACATGTGGCCGATGGCCGGCAAGACCGGCGCCGCCCGGGTCGCGCTGATGACCCGGGCCCCGGTCATCCCGGTCGCCCAGTGGGGCGCCAACCTCGCGATGCCGCCGTACGCCAAGGAGAACAAGCTCCGGCTGTTCCCCCGCAAGACGCTGACGGTCCAGGCCGGCCCGCCCGTCGACCTCAGCCGTTTCTACGATGTGGAGCCGACGCCCGAGGTGCTGCGCCAGGCGACCGAGGTCATCATGGCCGCGATCACCCGCCAGCTGGAGGACGTCCGCGGGGAGAAGGCCCCCGCCGAGCTCTACGATCACCGCAAAGCCCGTGCTGAACAACGGCGCAGGGCGCAGGGAAAGGGATCCACGTGACGCACCCCGTAAAAGCGGCCGTCTTCGGAACCGGCTCATGGGGTACGGCGTTCGCCGTGATCCTCGCCGACGCGGGGTGCGAGGTCACCCTCTGGGGGCGCCGCGCCGAGGTCGCCGAGGCCGTCAACACCACCCGCACCAACCCGGACTACCTGCCGGGGATCACGCTCCCCGAGTCGATCCGCGCCACCACCGACCCCGCCGAGGCGCTGCGCGGGGCCGAGTTCGCCTTCCTCGTCGTCCCCTCCCAGACGCTGCGCGCCAACCTCGCCGACTGGGCCCCGCACCTGGAACAGGACACCGTCCTGGTCTCCCTGATGAAGGGCGTGGAGCTGGGCACCGCCAAGCTGATGAGCGAGGTCATCGCGGACGTCACCAAGGTCTCCGCCGACCGCATCGCCGTCGTCTCCGGCCCCAACCTGGCCAAGGAGATCGCCGAGCGCCGCCCCGCCGCGGCCGTCGTCGCCTGCGCCGACGCGTCCGTGGCCCAGCGGCTCCAGGCCGCCTGCCACACCCCGTACTTCCGCCCGTACACCAACACCGACGTGGTCGGCTGCGAGCTCGGCGGCGCCGTGAAGAACGTCATCGGCCTCGCCGTCGGCATCGCGGACGGCATGGGGCTCGGCGACAACACCAAGGGCTCCCTCATCACCCGCGGCCTCGCCGAGACCACCCGGCTGGGCGTGGCCATGGGCGCCGACCCGCTGACCTTCTCCGGACTCGCGGGCCTGGGCGACCTGGTGGCCACCTGCTCCTCGCCGCTCTCGCGCAACCACACCTTCGGCACCAACCTCGGGCGCGGTATGACGCTCCAGGAGACGATCGCCGTCACCAAGCAGACCGCCGAGGGCGTCAAGTCCTGCGAATCGGTCCTCGACCTGGCCCGCCGGTACGGGGTCGACATGCCCATCACGGAGACCGTCGTCTCCATCGTCCACGAGGGCAAGTCCCCGGTCGTCGCGGTCAAGGAGCTGATGTCGCGGAGCGCCAAGGCCGAGCGACGCTGACTCCTCCCTTACCAGCAGGTACGCTCATCGCGATATGAGCAGCGAGAACCTCCCCCAGAGCCCTGAGCGCCCCGAGAGCCCTGAGCAGCAGCGCCGCAAGCCGCGTGTGGCTGTCGTGTTCGGCGGCCGCAGCTCCGAACACGGCATCTCGGTCGTCACGGCCGGCGCCGTCATGAAGGCCATCGACCGGACGAAGTACGACGTCCTGCCGATCGGCATCACGACGGACGGCCGCTGGGCGCTCACCGCCGACGAGCCCGAACGCATGGCCATCACCGACCGCAAGGTCCCCGACGTGGCCCAGCTCGCCGAGTCCGAGGGCAGCGTCGTGCTCTCCGTGGACCCGGGCAGCCGCGAGGTCGTCTACAGCGAACCCGGCTCGGTGCCCAAGGCGCTCGGCGAGGTCGACGTGGTCTTCCCCGTGCTGCACGGCCCGTACGGGGAGGACGGCACCCTTCAGGGGCTGCTCGAACTCTCCGGTGTGCCCTACGTCGGCGCGGGCGTCCTCGCCTCGGCCGTCGGTCAGGACAAGGAGTACATGAAGCGCGTCTTCCTCTCCTTCGGCCTGCCGGTCGGACCGTACGAGGTCGTCCGGCCGCGCGAGTGGGACCGCGACCCCTCCGGCGTACGCAAGCGGATCGTGGACTTCGCCGGTGAGCACGGCTGGCCGCTGTTCATCAAGCCCGCCCGGGGCGGCTCCTCCATGGGCATCACCAAGGTCGACGAGCTCTCCGGCCTCGACGCGGCGATCGAGGAGGCCCGCCGCCACGACCCCAAGTTCCTCGTGGAGTCGCTGCTGCGCGGCCGGGAGATCGAGTGCGGGGTGCTGGAGTTCGAGGACGGACCGCGCGCCAGCGTGCCCGCCGAGATCCCGCCGGTCACCGCGCACGAGTTCTACGACTTCGAGGCGAAGTACATCGACTCGGCCGCCGGCCTGGTGCCCGCCCCGCTCACCGAGGAGCAGACCGCCGAGGTCCAGCGGCTCGCCGTCGCCGCCTTCGACGCCACCTCCTGCGAGGGGCTGGTGCGCGCCGACTTCTTCCTCACCGAGGACGGCACCTTCGTCATCAACGAGATCAACACCCTGCCCGGCTTCACCCCGATCTCCATGTACCCGCGCATGTGGCAGGAGAGCGGCGTGAGCTACCCGGAGCTGGTCGACCGGCTGATCCAGGCCGCGTTGACCCGCTCCACCGGACTGCGCTGAGAGACCCGGAAGGCCGGGACGGCAGGGGCCGTCCCGGCCTTCCGGGCGTGGGGCATCCGTCTTCGTGGACCGGGGGGCGCCGCAGCGCAGTACGATCGCCCCGTCAGCGCGCGGAGGATCACGGTGCCGGGGCGGAGAACCGTGGTCGCGAAGGCCGCGCGTTCCAGGCGCGGCACCGGACGGGGGTCAGAGGTGGACGACCGGACAGGTCAGCGTTCGTGTGATGCCGTCCACCTGCTGCACTTTGGCGACCACCATGCGGCCCAGTGCATCGACCGTGTCGGCCTGGGCCCGCACGATCACGTCGTACGGACCGGTGACGTCCTCTGCCTGGATGACTCCCGGAATCTTGGAGATGGTCTCGGCGACGATCGACGCCTTGCCCACCTCGGTCTGAATAAGGATGTACGCCTGTACCACGGAACCTCCAGGGCGGCCACGAGGATCATGTGGGGGAAAGGGACGCCACGTTATCGCGTCGCCGAGGGTGACGGGGAGACCTACGGGCCGTATGACGTCCACAGCGTGGCGTACGGAGTGCGGAAGTTGACGTATCCCTTGACGGTATCGGCAGCTCTCCTGACGGTACCGACAGCAGTGACGGCTCGCGACCGGGGGCCCGGACGGGTGTCCGGGGCGATAGATGAGAGGTGAGACTCGGTGAAGGGAACCGTGGGCGAGTTGGGGGAGTTCGGGCTCATCAGAGAGCTCACGTCCCGGCTCACCACCACTCCGGCGGTACGGCTGGGGCCCGGCGACGACGCCGCGGTCGTGGCCGCTCCCGACCGCAGGGTCGTGGCCAGTACGGACATCCTGCTGGAAGGGCGGCACTTCCGCCGCGACTGGTCGACGGCGTACGACGTCGGTCGCAAGGCGGCGGCGCAGAACCTCGCCGACATCGCCGCCATGGGCGCCGTGCCCACCGCGCTGCTCCTCGGCCTCGTCGTCCCCGCCGACCTCCCGGTCACCTGGGCCGCCGAGCTGATGGACGGGCTGCGTGACGAGTGCCAGGTGGCGGGGGCGGCCGTGGTCGGCGGCGACGTGGTCGGCGGCGACACCATCACCGTCGCCATCACCGCCCTCGGCGACCTGCGCAACCACGAGCCGGTCACCCGCGCCGGCGCCCGGCCCGGCGACGTGGTCGCCGTCACCGGCTGGCTCGGCTGGTCCGCCGCCGGATACGCCGTGCTCTCCCGCGGCTTCCGCTCGCCCCGCGCCTTCGTCGAGGCCCACCGCCGCCCCGAACCGCCGTACCACGCGGGCCCCGCGGCCGCCGGACTCGGCGCCACCGCCATGACCGACGTCAGCGACGGGCTCGTCGCGGACCTCGGGCACATCGCCGAGGCCAGCAAGGTCCGCATCGACCTGCGCTCCGGTCTCATCGACATCCCCTCGCAGATGTCCGACATCGGCCAGGCCGTCGGCGTCGACCCGCTCCAGTGGGTGCTGACCGGGGGGGAGGACCACGCGATCGTGGCGACCTTCCCGCCGGACGCGAAGCTTCCCGCCCGCTGGAAGGTGATCGGCGAGGTCCTCAACCCCTCCGCCCTGCCCCAGGTCACCGTGGACGGCGCCCCCTGGACCAGCAAGGGCGGCTGGGACCACTTCGGGGCGATCGAGGACACCTACTAGAGGCCGGGCACCGGGCTCACGCGTGAACCGGTAGCGCACGTGTGCGCGTACTAGATTGC
This DNA window, taken from Streptomyces griseus subsp. griseus, encodes the following:
- a CDS encoding thiamine-phosphate kinase, with the protein product MKGTVGELGEFGLIRELTSRLTTTPAVRLGPGDDAAVVAAPDRRVVASTDILLEGRHFRRDWSTAYDVGRKAAAQNLADIAAMGAVPTALLLGLVVPADLPVTWAAELMDGLRDECQVAGAAVVGGDVVGGDTITVAITALGDLRNHEPVTRAGARPGDVVAVTGWLGWSAAGYAVLSRGFRSPRAFVEAHRRPEPPYHAGPAAAGLGATAMTDVSDGLVADLGHIAEASKVRIDLRSGLIDIPSQMSDIGQAVGVDPLQWVLTGGEDHAIVATFPPDAKLPARWKVIGEVLNPSALPQVTVDGAPWTSKGGWDHFGAIEDTY
- the cofC gene encoding 2-phospho-L-lactate guanylyltransferase yields the protein MRTEGEIATNTDPAGLWSLVVPLKPLARAKSRLGRAAGELARPRLALAFAQDTVAAALACPRVRGVVVVTDDAAAGAALSALGARIVADVPAAGLNAALAYGARSVRALAPALPVAALNADLPALRGGELARVLDFASAFPRTFLRDAAGIGTTFLSCAGGTELRPAFGGPSAARHLASGAVEITLPGVDSVRRDVDTGEDLGVALALGVGPRTERVTAAFALTADLTRDR
- a CDS encoding D-alanine--D-alanine ligase family protein encodes the protein MSSENLPQSPERPESPEQQRRKPRVAVVFGGRSSEHGISVVTAGAVMKAIDRTKYDVLPIGITTDGRWALTADEPERMAITDRKVPDVAQLAESEGSVVLSVDPGSREVVYSEPGSVPKALGEVDVVFPVLHGPYGEDGTLQGLLELSGVPYVGAGVLASAVGQDKEYMKRVFLSFGLPVGPYEVVRPREWDRDPSGVRKRIVDFAGEHGWPLFIKPARGGSSMGITKVDELSGLDAAIEEARRHDPKFLVESLLRGREIECGVLEFEDGPRASVPAEIPPVTAHEFYDFEAKYIDSAAGLVPAPLTEEQTAEVQRLAVAAFDATSCEGLVRADFFLTEDGTFVINEINTLPGFTPISMYPRMWQESGVSYPELVDRLIQAALTRSTGLR
- the leuC gene encoding 3-isopropylmalate dehydratase large subunit, producing the protein MGRTLAEKVWDDHVVRRAEGEPDLLFIDLHLLHEVTSPQAFDGLRQAGRPVRRLDLTIATEDHNTPTLDIDKPIADPVSRAQLETLRKNCADFGVRLHPLGDVEQGVVHVVGPQLGLTQPGTTVVCGDSHTSTHGAFGALAFGIGTSQVEHVLATQTLPLARPKTMAITVDGELPEDVTAKDLILAIITRIGTGGGQGYILEYRGSAIEKLSMEARMTICNMSIEAGARAGMIAPDETTFAYLEGRDAAPKGEEWDAAVAYWKTLRSDDDAVFDAEVVIDATELAPFVTWGTNPGQGAPLSAHVPDPASYEDASERNAAEKALEYMGLTAGQPLREISVDTVFVGSCTNGRIEDLRNAAAILDGRKVADGVRMLVVPGSVRVALQAVSEGLDKVFTGAGAEWRHAGCSMCLGMNPDQLAPGERSASTSNRNFEGRQGKGGRTHLVSPQVAAATAVLGHLASPADLSDTRTPAGVA
- a CDS encoding HAD family hydrolase, which gives rise to MPIRAVLWDIDDTIFDYAGADRTGMRLHLEGEGLPMAYASVDEALDAWKAITVRHWARVAAGETDFLGQRRDRVREFLSRTMEDAEADAWFAGHLSHYEAAWRLFPDVLPVLDRLVPDYRHAILSNSSIDHQHRKLTALGIRDRFEAMVCAVELGVSKPAAGAFHAACEELALDPHEVAYVGDEPDIDASGAVAAGLTGIWLDRRGRGGRPDLVTITGLDQLPALLAGQTRFGAPDTFG
- a CDS encoding HU family DNA-binding protein, with the protein product MNKAQLVEAIADKVGGRQQAADAVDAVLDAIVRAVVAGDRVSVTGFGSFEKVDRPARYARNPQTGERVRVKKTSVPRFRAGQGFKDLVSGSKKLPKNDVAVKKAPKGSLSGGSSAARTTVKAATAKKSAAKKATAKKTTAKKAVAPAKKTTATAKKATAKKATATAKKATPAAKKATATAKKATATAKKTAPAKKATAKKAPAKKTTARTTTAKKATARKK
- a CDS encoding lysophospholipid acyltransferase family protein, producing MSRRRIGFWYRLAAVIAKPPLVVLFKRDWRGTEHIPADGGFITAVNHNSYLDPLSYAHFQYNTGRVPRLLAKAGLFRTPFVGMMLRGTGQIPVYRETTNALDAFRAAVDAIERGECVAFYPEGTLTRDPDMWPMAGKTGAARVALMTRAPVIPVAQWGANLAMPPYAKENKLRLFPRKTLTVQAGPPVDLSRFYDVEPTPEVLRQATEVIMAAITRQLEDVRGEKAPAELYDHRKARAEQRRRAQGKGST
- a CDS encoding NAD(P)H-dependent glycerol-3-phosphate dehydrogenase — its product is MTHPVKAAVFGTGSWGTAFAVILADAGCEVTLWGRRAEVAEAVNTTRTNPDYLPGITLPESIRATTDPAEALRGAEFAFLVVPSQTLRANLADWAPHLEQDTVLVSLMKGVELGTAKLMSEVIADVTKVSADRIAVVSGPNLAKEIAERRPAAAVVACADASVAQRLQAACHTPYFRPYTNTDVVGCELGGAVKNVIGLAVGIADGMGLGDNTKGSLITRGLAETTRLGVAMGADPLTFSGLAGLGDLVATCSSPLSRNHTFGTNLGRGMTLQETIAVTKQTAEGVKSCESVLDLARRYGVDMPITETVVSIVHEGKSPVVAVKELMSRSAKAERR
- the leuD gene encoding 3-isopropylmalate dehydratase small subunit; the protein is MEAFTTHTGRAVPLRRSNVDTDQIIPAHWLKKVTRDGFEDGLFEAWRKDADFVLNRPERQGASVLVAGPDFGTGSSREHAVWALQNFGFKTVISSRFADIFRGNSLKNGLLTVVLEQKVVDALWELTEADPTAEVTVDLEARQVRAEGITADFELDENARWRLLNGLDDISLTLQNEADIAAYEAARPSHKPRTIDA
- a CDS encoding Lrp/AsnC family transcriptional regulator, encoding MVQAYILIQTEVGKASIVAETISKIPGVIQAEDVTGPYDVIVRAQADTVDALGRMVVAKVQQVDGITRTLTCPVVHL